A portion of the Punica granatum isolate Tunisia-2019 chromosome 7, ASM765513v2, whole genome shotgun sequence genome contains these proteins:
- the LOC116213783 gene encoding uncharacterized protein LOC116213783 → MAGVKRRLHNDSDIRALHKELDEVSCAICMDYPHNAVLLMCSSHDKGCRSYICDTSYRHSNCLDRFKKLKLNSTSSPSSSFSRNSETSNNATDNNNTALSNGSLEALREDSSRDNNSRNNTENVGAQVGGTLERSGSLLVEDSSELKLSMKCPLCRGDVLGWEVVEEARNYLNLKSRSCSRESCSFSGNYQELRRHARRVHPMSRPSDIDPSRERAWRRLEHQRDYGDIVSAIRSAIPGAVVVGDYVIENGDGGRFPSERENGPWWTTFFLFQMIGSMDSGSGSRPRPRPWRRHQSRRFGGGHSQRRMLWGENLLGLQDEDDDEDAEDTDGGTRQYSDGGEDGSPVPRRRRRLVRSRSDEEQ, encoded by the coding sequence ATGGCTGGTGTAAAACGAAGATTGCATAATGATTCAGATATTCGTGCGCTTCACAAAGAGTTGGACGAGGTGTCCTGTGCCATCTGCATGGATTACCCACATAATGCTGTTTTACTCATGTGTAGCTCTCATGACAAGGGTTGCAGATCTTATATATGCGATACAAGTTACAGACATTCTAATTGCCTAGACAGATTTAAGAAACTGAAGTTGAATTCTACAAGCAGTCCATCCAGTTCCTTCTCTAGAAACTCAGAAACTTCTAACAACGCCACTGATAATAACAACACTGCTTTATCTAATGGATCACTTGAAGCTTTAAGGGAAGACAGCAGTAGAGACAACAACAGTCGAAACAATACTGAAAATGTAGGAGCTCAGGTGGGAGGTACTCTAGAGCGAAGTGGTTCTTTGCTTGTTGAAGATTCTTCAGAGTTGAAACTGAGTATGAAATGCCCTTTGTGCCGAGGAGATGTGCTGGGATGGGAGGTTGTAGAGGAGGCCAGGAACTATCTCAACCTGAAAAGCAGAAGCTGTTCCAGGGAGTCTTGCTCTTTTTCCGGCAACTACCAGGAGCTGCGGAGGCACGCTAGGCGGGTCCACCCAATGAGCCGGCCATCTGATATTGACCCATCAAGGGAACGGGCTTGGAGGCGCCTTGAGCATCAGAGAGATTATGGAGATATTGTCAGTGCTATCCGATCGGCGATTCCTGGTGCTGTTGTAGTTGGAGACTATGTAATCGAGAATGGGGATGGTGGTAGGTTTCCGAGTGAGAGGGAAAATGGACCATGGTGGACCACCTTCTTCTTGTTTCAAATGATCGGGTCCATGGACTCTGGCAGTGGGTCGAGGCCTAGGCCTCGTCCCTGGAGGAGGCATCAGAGCAGGCGGTTTGGTGGTGGGCATTCTCAGAGGCGAATGCTCTGGGGCGAGAACTTGTTGGGCCTGCAAGATGAAGATGACGATGAGGATGCTGAAGATACCGATGGTGGCACCCGCCAATACAGTGATGGTGGCGAAGACGGGTCTCCTGTCCCGAGGCGTCGGAGGCGTTTGGTGCGATCGAGGTCGGATGAGGAACAGTAA